In a genomic window of Phaeodactylum tricornutum CCAP 1055/1 chromosome 6, whole genome shotgun sequence:
- a CDS encoding predicted protein yields the protein MSFPLISWAKYNAWTKPQSNAISPGVLHPNLSRRRNSLTTCKQLEFWLPNIALLEGLEILPLSGMPFLLVLRKTWIAFRHLVQSKRRRRQRSFFFSVAILGSLVLLQTKHMHTVSTTPETVYSLNHGQAIEDSAPSLTWEFHGYSQSNIPARSTSPSTPRLLIAQYASAFYTVVLNETQRVNQAYAERFNHDFIVCRGIYLTDSPWWRLVSPPLHTIAGSRSTYNKIAVLAYAMQHDYDRVLILDSDAMVRDFSINLATYSLTDDKGKDVVVVAQQAKMGEVHPPNTWNVNIGVTLWNLRHEQVVTVWQQWHDRSIARIRSGQADDDQQPLQRCFRAFPDTTRPVLAVKEFGYGGGSIVQHFIRESSSSWSEPTEARTEGIRTAARKIGFPAIGSSLKSEPAKSLLQMSLGTSPRPVGNAADLCVRAHVAHTVPETHPYCQNAQKQDALGSHAIWKANETKKDSYTVGSRRTAPMIPTTTSPVLIYTGVVLRTLLLDVPLLLALILYSTTSWLEYVKTNYMLPQLELQRWTPERAEQEVTYFHRRCDESDQSAHDTEPLVIDYSSMSKRDKMEHMLTHGVSVYPNLLSAETANEVRDFILAQNLKNEDMIDVIENTNRWSFGVRVDQHPSVSKALKEVLNKPELVEGLEAILGKNPAIIEFTGITSAYGATAQRWHQDVVPEGSAAKYSRSFVPSYSLFIPLQNTTKAIGATDICPGTHMCAAGPIHFCEYSGFPVSGAADNWPLGWGALVNQQTTHRGAPHVDPHGPSRVLFILTFAPRPQFTPSKLETRMISTGGSYSLHWSQWGHTLRDFQDPDTRMKHPWRALRALGLYKPRDAQWGWDYLSQASGRVANDEEGFHRESLDGQLSKGGLTFLPDWLQGHASTDEETSYAWVEFMEDTLRLCSHTTQKFYLAVVFGYGSFVVIWNGFLFAAGRRHFRVKAIGRSMLRVLLLHAVILSIEEFARRRLAVTDWAKSIRGSRLYRLPSPDQNLPLPGTLLLLEDVLILDQFQSEHLGSYDRILDFAHPGNRRFNTMILQHSKGYTALPFSLKRSLRADVLLWNKQDGSRILAKNVDGAWAEVAQETAEKACHKKLTRASNSGVEHVSRQLDYLKAENIYGFWRHTSMYLRHNPVLLDRLERKLLGWNETSKNSSAGLSSSNGSLLVRPFFRGHSIPLLTQKSLRSVRQVLPPRPSTSEPYAGAWMQEGDVVEGRYHGNFPEWYRGRIVSTSADKDVWDVEYDDGDEDVGLCRNCVRPFVPYALNDDVEWRDEEDIFHRARVVKIQSGDVYDLKFEDGSIRSNASATDLRRVPLLGEIEVGSRVEFLVDEGYNTGTILHVNVDGSYNIEFDDGDFATNVAPKHVIPE from the exons ATGTCCTTTCCCTTAATTTCATGGGCGAAGTACAACGCGTGGACAAAACCACAATCAAACGCCA TCAGCCCTGGTGTTTTGCATCCGAACTTAtcgagacgaagaaacagtCTCACGACTTGCAAACAACTAGAGTTCTGGTTGCCAAATATAGCGCTCTTGGAAGGACTCGAAATCCTACCGCTTTCCGGCATGCCGTTCTTACTGGTGCTAAGAAAGACTTGGATCGCATTTCGCCATCTCGTACAGTCCaaacgtcgtcgacgccagcgctcgtttttcttttcggTGGCAATCCTGGGATCACTGGTCCTGTTGCAGACGAAACATATGCACACAGTTTCGACAACACCGGAAACAGTTTATTCCCTCAATCATGGACAGGCGATTGAAGATTCCGCGCCGTCCTTGACGTGGGAATTTCACggctattcacagtcaaacatACCAGCACGATCCACCAGCCCCTCAACTCCACGTCTATTGATTGCCCAGTACGCCTCCGCTTTCTACACGGTAGTATTGAACGAGACACAACGAGTCAACCAGGCATATGCGGAGCGATTCAATCACGATTTTATCGTTTGTCGAGGCATTTACCTGACCGACAGTCCTTGGTGGAGACTCGTCTCACCACCCCTGCACACTATTGCCGGTTCGCGCTCGACCTACAACAAAATTGCCGTCTTGGCCTACGCGATGCAACATGATTACGATCGTGTGCTGATACTGGATTCCGACGCCATGGTTCGCGATTTTAGCATCAATTTGGCGACGTACTCCCTGACAGACGACAAGGGAAAGGACGTTGTGGTGGTAGCCCAGCAAGCCAAAATGGGTGAAGTTCACCCTCCAAATACTTGGAATGTCAATATTGGTGTCACACTCTGGAATCTCCGTCACGAACAAGTCGTTACAGTGTGGCAGCAATGGCACGATCGCTCCATTGCCCGAATACGAAGTGGCCAAGCGGACGACGATCAACAACCGTTGCAGCGCTGTTTTCGCGCTTTTCCCGACACTACACGTCCCGTCCTTGCCGTGAAGGAGTTCGGCTATGGTGGCGGATCCATCGTACAACACTTCATTCGCGAAAGTTCGTCGTCCTGGAGTGAACCGACGGAGGCTCGAACGGAAGGAATTCGGACCGCAGCCCGAAAAATA GGATTTCCGGCGATTGGGTCTTCCTTGAAATCCGAACCCGCAAAG TCCCTGTTGCAGATGAGCCTCGGGACGAGTCCTCGTCCAGTGGGAAACGCAGCTGATCTATGCGTACGTGCGCATGTTGCTCATACCGTCCCAGAAACGCATCCATATTGTCAGAACGCCCAGAAACAGGATGCGCTAGGCAGTCATGCCATTTGGAAAGCCAATGAGACAAAGAAAGATTCTTACACTGTGGGAAGCCGGCGTACTGCTCCAATGATTCCTACGACAACCTCTCCCGTATTGATCTATACGGGCGTTGTGCTTCGCACCCTCTTGCTGGATGTTCCCCTACTATTAGCCTTGATTCTATATTCTACGACATCTTGGTTAGAATATGTAAAGACCAACTACATGCTACCGCAGCTCGAACTCCAGCGCTGGACCCCGGAACGGGCCGAACAAGAAGTGACCTATTTTCATCGTCGGTGTGACGAATCCGATCAGTCCGCGCACGATACGGAACCTCTCGTCATAGACTACAGCAGCATGTCCAAGCGAGACAAAATGGAACACATGCTGACGCACGGTGTTTCAGTCTATCCTAACCTTTTGTCGGCGGAAACGGCCAACGAAGTGCGCGATTTCATTCTCGCGCAGAATCTTAAAAACGAAGACATGATTGACGTGATTGAAAACACCAATCGCTGGAGCTTTGGTGTAAGAGTCGACCAACATCCCAGTGTATCCAAGGCTCTGAAGGAAGTTCTCAATAAGCCCGAGCTGGTTGAAGGTCTCGAAGCCATTCTTGGTAAGAATCCCGCCATTATTGAGTTTACCGGGATTACCAGTGCCTATGGCGCTACCGCACAACGCTGGCACCAGGACGTGGTACCCGAAGGAAGCGCCGCCAAATACAGTCGTAGTTTTGTCCCGTCCTACAGTCTCTTTATCCCACTGCAAAACACTACCAAGGCGATTGGTGCCACCGATATTTGCCCGGGTACACACATGTGCGCTGCCGGACCGATCCACTTTTGTGAGTACTCGGGATTTCCCGTATCCGGGGCGGCCGATAACTGGCCATTGGGATGGGGAGCACTGGTCAATCAACAAACGACCCACCGTGGAGCCCCCCATGTCGACCCGCACGGGCCCAGCCGCGTTTTGTTTATTCTCACCTTTGCACCACGGCCCCAGTTCACACCGTCCAAGCTGGAAACGCGAATGATTTCGACCGGCGGTTCGTACTCCTTACACTGGTCACAATGGGGACACACGTTGAGGGATTTCCAGGACCCGGACACTCGCATGAAACATCCCTGGCGAGCTCTCCGTGCGCTGGGTTTGTACAAACCGCGAGATGCACAGTGGGGATGGGACTATTTATCCCAAGCTTCGGGACGCGTGGCCAACGATGAAGAGGGTTTTCATCGTGAGAGTCTGGACGGGCAGCTATCCAAGGGCGGACTCACGTTTCTGCCGGACTGGCTGCAGGGGCACGCGTCAACTGACGAGGAAACCAGTTATGCCTGGGTGGAATTCATGGAAGATACGCTACGCTTATGCAGTCACACCACTCAGAAATTCTATCTTGCCGTTGTATTCGGGTACGGTTCATTTGTAGTTATCTGGAACGGATTTTTGTTCGCCGCGGGACGTAGACATTTTCGAGTGAAGGCTATTGGTCGAAGCATGCTGCGGGTCCTATTGCTACACGCTGTAATATTGTCGATCGAGGAGTTTGCGCGACGGCGACTTGCTGTTACGGATTGGGCCAAAAGCATTCGTGGCAGTCGTCTCTATCGGTTGCCCAGTCCAGATCaaaatcttcctcttccagGGACGCTTCTTCTCTTGGAAGATGTTTTGATCCTTGACCAATTTCAGTCGGAACACTTGGGGTCGTATGATCGAATACTGGACTTCGCGCATCCTGGAAATCGACGGTTCAACACCATGATCTTGCAGCACTCCAAAGGATATACCGCTCTACCATTTTCGCTTAAACGGAGTTTGCGTGCGGATGTTCTGCTATGGAACAAGCAAGACGGAAGCCGTATTCTAGCAAAGAACGTAGATGGAGCTTGGGCCGAGGTTGCCCAAGAAACTGCCGAAAAAGCATGTCATAAGAAATTGACAAGAGCATCAAATTCCGGTGTTGAACATGTATCCCGACAGCTGGACTACTTGAAGGCGGAAAATATATATGGCTTTTGGCGGCACACATCTATGTACCTACGTCACAATCCTGTTCTGCTTGACCGCCTCGAACGAAAGCTGCTAGGATGGAACGAGACTAGCAAGAATTCGTCAGCCGGTCTATCGTCCTCAAACGGCTCTCTCCTCGTACGACCATTCTTTCGCGGACATTCGATTCCATTACTCACTCAAAAATCTCTTCGATCAGTTCGGCAAGTTCTTCCTCCCAGGCCATCTACTTCTGAGCCGTACGCTGGAGCGTGGATGCAAGAGGGGGATGTCGTGGAAGGTCGCTATCATGGTAATTTTCCAG AATGGTATCGTGGACGCATAGTGTCCACGAGTGCTGACAAAGATGTATGGGACGTTGAATacgacgatggcgacgaagatGTTGGACTCTGTCGTAACTGCGTACGACCGTTTGTTCCGTACGCCCTGAACGACGACGTAGAGTGGAGAGACGAAGAAGACATATTTCATCGTGCTCGTGTAGTCAAAATTCAGTCGGGTGATGTGTACGATCTCAAGTTTGAAGACGGCAGCATACGTAGTAACGCGT
- a CDS encoding predicted protein, protein MLPKVAKRSSPWLWRTFQSTVAVLTVVLVLLALSPDLLELNGSQASSILFFSTTPSVDSIDESNTNSLVESMRTECTESQRQTILAQLPPQDCEIYQGKPWVNKCSFSYATRCPDAIWLTEFWKQPALSETQHPTAIYVGCNKGMDAVNTLRMISANTVFDKTAWRQEFFANALKLNQTIHPGHCGQENVEQFAISSGTGTASPLDASVFCIEAMPQTADQLNRSSYQLGWQNSLVVTNAAVSSTDGIALFPSKQAGQKIGVENMGLADCQNEKTKRHCTEIPQYTLDTYADKFIQKDAWIDFLSIDVEGFDWDVLMGGDKVLERVKYLEFEYNWRGNWKKNALSSTMETLKSKDFVCYWAGAQGHIWRITDCWMEHYNLKFWSNVACVRPQSAPALAARMEAMFQETLAAGTAIKYDH, encoded by the exons ATGCTTCCCAAGGTCGCCAAACGAAGCTCGCCCTGGCTTTGGCGTACCTTCCAATCAACCGTGGCCGTGTTGACTGTCGTCTTGGTCCTACTAGCCCTGTCTCCCGACTTGTTGGAACTCAACGGGTCCCAGGCATCCAGCATTCTGTTTTTCTCGACCACACCTTCGGTGGACTCTATCGATGAATCGAATACTAACAGTCTCGTGGAATCCATGCGGACCGAATGTACCGAGTCTCAACGGCAGACGATTCTTGCCCAGCTTCCTCCACAAGACTGCGAAATTTACCAAGGAAAGCCCTGGGTGAACAAGTGCTCCTTTTCGTACGCGACTCGCTGTCCCGACGCCATTTGGCTCACcgagttttggaaacaacCCGCGCTATCAGAAACGCAACACCCTACCGCGATTTATGTCGGATGCAACAAGGGAATGGACGCCGTCAATACCTTGCGGATGATATCGGCCAATACCGTATTCGACAAAACAGCGTGGCGACAGGAATTCTTCGCCAACGCACTCAAGCTGAATCAAACCATACATCCCGGTCATTGTGGACAAGAGAATGTCGAACAATTTGCAATCTCATCCGGTACCGGTACAGCCTCCCCCCTCGATGCCTCCGTATTCTGTATCGAAGCCATGCCACAAACCGCCGATCAATTGAATCGTTCGTCGTATCAGCTCGGCTGGCAAAATTCCTTGGTGGTCACCAACGCAGCCGTGTCCTCCACCGACGGCATTGCGTTGTTTCCGAGTAAACAGGCCGGACAAAAGATTGGTGTGGAGAATATGGGCCTCGCGGACTgtcaaaacgaaaaaacgAAGCGACACTGCACGGAAATACCTCAATACACACTCGACACGTACGCCGATAAATTCATCCAAAAGGATGCCTGGATTGATTTTCTGAGCATCGACGTCGAAGGGTTCGACTGGGACGTTCTCATGGGCGGGGACAAAGTACTGGAACGGGTAAAGTACTTGGAGTTTGAGTACAACTGGAGAG ggaattggaagaagaacgccCTGTCTTCGACCATGGAGACTCTCAAATCAAAagattttgtttgttacTGGGCCGGTGCACAAGGACATATTTGGCGCATTACTGATTGTTGGATGGAGCATTATAATCTAAAATTCTGGTCGAATGTTGCCTGCGTGCGTCCACAGTCGGCACCCGCCCTGGCAGCTCGTATGGAAGCAATGTTCCAGGAAACCCTGGCTGCTGGCACTGCTATCAAATACGACCATTAG
- a CDS encoding predicted protein, producing MTETNVPTIPFPLIDLVPKKETNVRRFLEAYPEYDGRNVIVGILDTGVDPGAHGLGTLPDGTTPKLLNVVDCTGSGDVDVSTQVELQRHVNADADDGSDGNVHDANGNDTAVDDTPTPLTTPLPQVRLGVKRAYELFPAKLRERVQETRRQAFQAQLDRYVVDVRQQLAAWNVAHPKPPTSPEEAKVRDDLQARLDVLLDSEWNDDPGPLYDCVVFYDGTDYQAVVDVHETGDLRNAQPFTSFAKSRQFGTLGTIDQMNYAVQFYNQGTILSLVTDASPHGTHVAGITAAAEGERSGVAPGAQLVSFKIGDSRLGSMETGTSLTRAMIEAVRHKCDVINLSYGEGCAMPNHGRFVELAEELVWKHNVVFVSSAGNNGPAISTVGAPGGTSSACIGVSAYVSPAMMKAGYSMPYHTGTTYTWSSVGPTADGDNGVDVTAPGGAITSVSNWCLQKSMLMNGTSMSSPHATGCVALLISACKAEGIPVSPARIRRALQNSAKRLPNLSTLQQGWGMIQVDRAFDYLQANKDDDTEDIYFDVRVANRSGSPRGIYLRQADESATRQNFAIHVDPKFRPEDDISTDSQRRKIDFEMHFQIEASEPWVTVPDHFMLMNNGRTFKIDVDPTGLEPGVHTARVYGLDSRKPSRCVVFSIPITVVKPMETKHDISLGALEFKPAEIKRFFVRPPLGSTWMDITIRDLRDANIDGESSTKLIVLHTVQLLPHAAYRDFEQQKHYNLRPSQTVVASIAVEDGITCEIDLARYWSTLGTTKVDVEIQFRGVRPVPNKMTLRCGEGGSLVRVHSDLADETINPVAKLTKWLTPLRPKAGAAIKPMGPRDTLPSRNKEIYELVLTYEFTQEEKGSLIPRALGMQGILYESVFESQIMLLFDGEKKYLGVADAFPSFLTVPKGSVTIRMQIRHDDPSKLENLKDMPIWIERKLEKEIALSVYSSREGVMSGAATFRKRVLHKGSGCSVFFGEPASSKLPASAKTGDLLTGNSTFGSADASLPGTGKRPGGFPLAYWIGPKAEKTTTDSEAVEPKDERTPEEKMNDAVRDLKVEHLGKIPATDKEVNSFNELYAKLEQEFSDHLPLRMIKLKYLESRKDRVAILDDIVQVSEAIVGLINEDELALHFGRKSDSEDSAAVRDRNEMKEKKSILTEALARMAMAYADIKTEEAKPKFDETLKKLKAWVDLDSTSKYTPLVLEREERAGRYGIVLKLISKLLSKEVKEKDFVKPLSKRDLLEKRAIILGTLGYSILVEHDKKTRVIACPKAYALF from the exons ATGACGGAAACGAACGTACCCACCATTCCGTTTCCTCTCATTGACTTGGTCCCGAAGAAAGAAACCAACGTGCGGCGTTTTCTGGAAGCCTATCCGGAGTACGATGGCCGGAATGTGATTGTCGGCATTCTGGACACGGGGGTGGATCCGGGTGCGCACGGGCTCGGGACGTTGCCGGACGGCACGACACCCAAGCTATTGAACGTTGTGGACTGCACCGGATCCGGAGACGTCGACGTGTCGACGCAAGTCGAACTCCAACGGCATGTAAatgccgacgccgacgacggtAGCGACGGAAACGTCCACGA cgccaacggcaacgacACCGCTGTCGACGATACACCCACGCCACTCACCACACCGCTTCCCCAGGTGCGATTGGGGGTCAAGCGCGCGTACGAACTGTTTCCGGCCAAACTCCGGGAGCGTGTGCAAGAAACACGCCGGCAGGCTTTTCAAGCCCAACTCGATCGCTATGTAGTGGACGTCCGTCAACAGCTGGCCGCCTGGAATGTCGCACATCCCAAACCACCAACGTCtccggaagaagccaaagtaCGTGACGATTTGCAGGCTCGTTTGGATGTTTTGTTGGACAGTGAGTGGAACGACGACCCGGGCCCACTCTACGATTGTGTAGTCTTCTACGACGGTACTGATTATCAAGCTGTCGTTGACGTACACGAAACGGGTGATTTGCGAAACGCTCAGCCCTTTACGAGCTTTGCCAAATCTCGACAATTTGGTACCCTGGGAACCATTGATCAAATGAATTACGCCGTACAGTTTTACAACCAAGGAACCATACTCAGTTTGGTGACGGACGCCTCTCCGCACGGTACGCACGTTGCTGGGATTacggccgccgccgaaggTGAGCGCAGCGGAGTGGCTCCCGGAGCCCAATTGGTTTCGTTCAAAATTGGCGATTCACGACTG GGAAGTATGGAGACAGGAACTTCCTTGACGCGAGCAATGATTGAAGCCGTGCGGCACAAATGCGATGTCATTAATCTGTCATACGGAGAGGGGTGTGCAATGCCCAATCATGGTCGATTCGTCGAGCTTGCCGAAGAACTCGTGTGGAAACATAACGTGGTCTTTGTTTCCTCGGCGGGAAACAACGGGCCAGCTATTTCCACGGTAGGAGCCCCGGGTgggacgtcgtcggcttgcATCGGTGTCTCCGCGTACGTGTCACCCGCCATGATGAAAGCTGGTTACAGCATGCCC TACCATACCGGTACGACGTATACCTGGAGCAGTGTCGGGCCAACAGCAGACGGTGACAACGGTGTTGACGTGACGGCACCCGGTGGCGCCATTACTTCAGTTTCAAACTGGTGTTTGCAGAAATCTATGCTCATGAACGGTACCTCGATGAGCAGTCCGCACGCCACGGGGTGTGTGGCACTCCTGATTTCCGCGTGCAAGGCTGAAGGCATTCCCGTATCTCCGGCACGCATCCGTCGAGCGCTACAAAATTCGGCCAAACGTCTGCCAAACCTGTCGACGCTGCAGCAAGGATGGGGCATGATTCAGGTGGATCGTGCATTCGATTATCTGCAGGCcaacaaggacgacgacaccgaagATATCTATTTTGATGTTCGAGTGGCCAACCGCAGTGGTTCACCTCGTGGAATCTATCTGCGACAAGCAGACGAATCAGCGACTCGACAAAACTTTGCCATTCACGTGGACCCAAAGTTTCGTCCAGAAGACGACATCAGTACAGATAGTCAGCGACGCAAAATTGACTTCGAAATGCACTTCCAAATCGAAGCGTCCGAGCCATGGGTGACAGTTCCCGACCACTTCATGCTGATGAATAATGGACGCACGTTCAAGATTGACGTGGATCCAACTGGATTGGAGCCTGGCGTACACACGGCGAGAGTGTATGGTCTTGACTCACGAAAGCCAAGCCGTTGCGTGGTGTTCTCGATTCCAATAACAGTGGTTAAACCTATGGAGACGAAGCACGACATCTCACTGGGCGCATTAGAGTTCAAACCAGCCGAGATAAAGCGGTTCTTTGTAAGGCCTCCCTTGGGATCGACGTGGATGGACATTACAATTCGTGACCTTCGAGATGCGAATATAGATGGGGAGTCGTCGACAAAGCTCATAGTGTTGCATACGGTACAACTGCTGCCACATGCTGCGTATCGCGAttttgaacagcaaaagCACTACAACCTTCGGCCCTCGCAAACTGTTGTTGCATCCATTGCCGTGGAGGATGGGATAACCTGCGAGATTGACTTGGCAAGATACTGGTCCACTCTCGGTACAACGAAAGTTGATGTAGAGATTCAATTTCGTGGAGTTCGTCCCGTGCCCAACAAAATGACATTACGCTGCGGGGAGGGCGGTTCACTGGTGCGGGTACACAGCGACTTGGCGGATGAGACCATCAATCCAGTCGCTAAACTAACAAAATGGCTTACTCCGTTACGTCCCAAAGCTGGTGCCGCAATCAAGCCAATGGGACCCCGTGACACCCTCCCGTCACGCAACAAAGAAATATATGAGTTGGTGTTGACGTACGAATTCACTcaggaagaaaaaggctcATTGATTCCTCGAGCTCTTGGAATGCAAGGGATCCTATACGAATCTGTCTTTGAAAGCCAAATAATGCTTCTTTTTGACGGTGAAAAGAAATATCTCGGAGTTGCTGATGCCTTCCCTTCATTCTTAACGGTACCAAAAGGATCGGTCACCATTCGTATGCAAATTCGCCACGACGATCCGTCGAAGCTCGAAAATTTGAAAGACATGCCAATCTGGATTGAACGcaaattggaaaaggaaattgcGTTGTCTGTGTATTCGTCCAGAGAAGGAGTCATGTCGGGGGCTGCTACTTTTCGGAAACGTGTGCTACATAAAGGATCCGGATGCTCCGTCTTTTTCGGCGAACCAGCGTCATCAAAGCTCCCTGCTTCTGCCAAGACAGGAGATCTTTTGACAGGTAACTCCACTTTCGGATCCGCCGATGCGTCGCTCCCTGGCACCGGCAAGCGTCCCGGAGGATTTCCTCTCGCGTACTGGATTGGACCAAAAGCAGAAAAAACGACGACCGATTCGGAAGCGGTTGAGCCAAAAGATGAACGCACTCCGGAGGAAAAGATGAACGATGCGGTTCGCGATTTGAAGGTCGAGCACTTGGGCAAGATTCCTGCAACAGATAAAGAAGTAAATTCATTCAATGAGTTGTACGCCAAACTTGAACAAGAATTCTCTGATCACCTACCTTTGCGAATGATCAAGCTCAAGTATCTTGAATCGCGGAAGGATCGTGTCGCAATTTTGGACGATATTGTTCAAGTCAGTGAGGCTATTGTGGGTTTGATCAATGAAGACGAACTTGCCCTTCACTTTGGACGAAAAAGTGATTCTGAGGACTCAGCAGCAGTTAGG GATCGTAAcgaaatgaaggaaaagaaaagcatCTTGACGGAAGCTCTCGCTCGCATGGCCATGGCATACGCTGACATAAAAACAGAGGAGGCCAAGCCAAAGTTTGACGAAACattgaagaaattgaaagcGTGGGTAGATCTTGATTCGACGTCGAAATACACTCCCTTGGTACTTGAAAGGGAAGAGCGTGCGGGTCGGTACGGAATAGTATTGAAACTCATCAGCAAATTGCTATCAAAAGAGGTAAAAGAAAAGGACTTTGTGAAACCGCTCTCCAAGCGCGATCTACTGGAAAAGCGTGCCATAATCTTGGGAACGCTTGGTTACTCAATTTTGGTGGAGCACGATAAGAAAACTCGAGTGATTGCCTGTCCGAAAGCGTACGCTCTTTTTTAG
- a CDS encoding predicted protein, producing MKDSRCTRLGAPLLVLSLSSWSGVVKAWTNHFVHNPQRHSSARNPGVAWRGRPSYRVGPLRELVVTDQSFRPTRGVPLHATGSRDGRATQADIEWDEDEYDFDQQKSMDEYRTQFQALAAETSQNPHAVQQAQDLFDELYKAYIMTEDASYWPGTDIYNLLLETHAYSPHKNGAVEAEAIVARMEQQEHGVARPNVATYAKLMEAWTQRKRLDKVTAVWERIAEQGLQPNISTYNKLIKAYGVAGKAEQALQVLEDLLLQHQGKDNNKEEDDQTDAETSTKPTQKTWVQVLRAFASKKYVRNGEGVDQIQALLRRMAQAYRQGEADWKPGVDAYNSLLKAMSFQKGSGKESESVLYGMLEQFREGEEALRPNAGSFYHVLHAYRGDKDAGVSFKVEKLIQLQEALAVERNDPNDPARTTTRVYNAAMAALSRTKDPQKAVRAKRFMDRMNLQHNDPDMRPNEATYTSLLNACAYTTEGEPADKLAAFQISVDALKEIRQSPSISTNSKMFGLFLRGCANLMPHSRKRDAVVESVFASCCDEGYISDYVLEQFERAASEQLQLKMASKLQPHGDKM from the exons ATGAAGGATAGTAGATGTACGAGGCTGGGCGCGCCGTTACTCGTActctcgttgtcgtcctgGTCCGGGGTGGTGAAAGCCTGGACGAATCATTTCGTCCACAATCCCCAACGTCACTCCTCGGCACGGAATCCTGGCGTAGCCTGGCGTGGAAGACCTTCGTATCGCGTCGGACCGTTGCGGGAACTCGTAGTGACGGACCAATCGTTCCGACCGACACGGGGAGTACCACTCCACGCCACGGGGAGCCGTGATGGCCGTGCCACCCAAGCCGACATTGAATGGGACGAAGACGAATACGATTTCGATCAGCAAAAGAGTATGGACGAGTATCGGACCCAGTTTCAAGCACTCGCCGCCGAAACGTCCCAAAATCCCCACGCCGTACAGCAAGCCCAGGATCTCTTTGACGAGCTCTACAAGGCGTACATCATGACGGAAGACGCCTCCTACTGGCCCGGGACCGATATTTACAATCTTCTGCTCGAAACACACGCGTATTCTCCGCACAAGAATGGTGCAGTGGAGGCAGAAGCCATTGTTGCCCGTATGGAACAACAGGAACACGGGGTGGCCAGGCCCAACGTCGCAACCTACGCCAAACTTATGGAGGCGTGGACGCAACGCAAACGCTTGGATAAGGTCACGGCCGTATGGGAACGCATAGCCGAACAGGGATTGCAACCCAACATTTCTACTTACAACAAACTCATCAAAGCCTACGGGGTTGCGGGCAAGGCGGAACAGGCTTTGCAGGTACTGgaagatttgttgctgcAACACCAAGGgaaagacaacaacaaagaagaggacgacCAGACGGATGCGGAGACCAGCACAAAACCCACGCAGAAAACCTGGGTACAAGTGTTACGGGCCTTTGCCAGCAAAAAATACGTCCGGAATGGAGAGGGCGTGGACCAAATACAAGCCTTGCTGCGCCGCATGGCACAGGCCTACCGACAGGGCGAAGCAGACTGGAAACCAGGTGTGGATGCCTACAACTCCTTGCTCAAAGCCATGAGCTTTCAAAAGGGATCCGGTAAAGAGTCGGAAAGCGTTCTGTACGGCATGCTGGAACAGTTCCGGGAAGGAGAAGAAGCGTTGCGGCCGAACGCGGGTAGTTTTTATCACGTGTTGCACGCGTACCGGGGTGACAAGGATGCGGGTGTTTCCTTCAAGGTGGAAAAGTTGATACAGTTACAGGAAGCTTTGGCAGTCGAGCGCAACGACCCAAACGATCCAGCTCGAACGACAACTCGCGTCTACAACGCCGCCATGGCGGCTCTATCGCGGACCAAAGATCCGCAAAAGGCCGTCCGCGCCAAGAGGTTTATGGACCGTATGAATCTGCAGCATAACGATCCAGACATGCGTCCGAATGAAGCCACATACACGAGTTTGCTGAACGCGTGTGCGTACACAACCGAAGGTGAACCAGCCGACAAGCTGGCCGCGTTTCAAATTTCCGTGGACGCGTTGAAAGAAATCCGCCAATCCCCATCCATTTCGACAAATTCAAAAATGTTTGGGTTGTTTTTGAGAGGATGCGCCAATCTCATGCCGCATAGTCGAAAACGCGATGCGGTGGTAGAAAGTGTATTCGCATCTTGCTGTGACGAGGGCTACATTTCAGACTACGTCCTTGAACAGTTTGAAAGGGCGGCCTCGGAACAATTGCAGCTCAAA ATGGCGTCGAAACTCCAGCCGCATGGAGACAAAATGTAG